A stretch of Microbacterium sp. LWH3-1.2 DNA encodes these proteins:
- a CDS encoding TlyA family RNA methyltransferase: MTSRLDAALAARGLARSRTHAATLISEGLVMVDGRPAVKASTPVGDDSLIEVAASDQYVSRAAHKLIAGLDAFEVDVRGQVALDMGASTGGFTQVLRERGAEPVIAVDVGHGQLAASVSQDPGVVSVEGFNVRYMTPETLAAASGVSEAPSVITGDLSFISLTHVLPAARGVAASGADLVVLIKPQFEVGRTAVKGGLVTNAVLRADAVARVLWSAWDAGLGTCGVVPSPIAGTHGNSEFIAHLAPGRGSNPTEWLSTVNRLAGSR, translated from the coding sequence ATGACGAGCCGCCTCGACGCCGCTCTCGCTGCCCGGGGCCTCGCGCGCTCGCGCACCCACGCCGCGACCCTCATCTCCGAAGGACTGGTCATGGTCGACGGGCGTCCGGCGGTCAAGGCCTCGACGCCGGTCGGCGACGATTCCCTGATCGAAGTGGCGGCGTCCGATCAGTACGTCAGCCGTGCTGCGCACAAGCTCATCGCGGGCCTCGACGCCTTCGAGGTCGACGTCCGCGGTCAGGTCGCGCTCGACATGGGCGCGTCCACCGGCGGCTTCACCCAAGTGCTGCGCGAGCGCGGCGCCGAGCCGGTGATCGCCGTGGATGTCGGTCACGGGCAGCTCGCAGCATCCGTCTCACAAGATCCCGGGGTCGTGTCGGTCGAGGGCTTCAACGTCCGCTACATGACGCCCGAAACCCTCGCCGCGGCGAGCGGCGTCTCCGAGGCGCCCTCCGTGATCACGGGCGATCTGTCCTTCATCTCGCTCACGCATGTGCTGCCCGCAGCGCGCGGTGTCGCAGCATCCGGGGCCGATCTCGTGGTGCTGATCAAGCCGCAGTTCGAAGTCGGGCGCACCGCCGTGAAGGGCGGCCTCGTGACCAACGCCGTGCTGCGCGCGGACGCCGTTGCGCGCGTGCTGTGGTCGGCGTGGGACGCGGGGCTCGGCACCTGCGGTGTCGTGCCCTCCCCGATCGCGGGAACGCACGGCAATTCCGAGTTCATCGCGCACCTCGCGCCGGGGCGGGGGAGCAATCCGACAGAATGGTTGAGCACCGTGAACCGACTGGCGGGGAGCCGATGA